In Populus alba chromosome 9, ASM523922v2, whole genome shotgun sequence, a genomic segment contains:
- the LOC118053800 gene encoding uncharacterized protein yields the protein MASPHGHVQPDEYVPSSLYSQFLFNNYETPVDRILLSDNASSSNTPSAPQHTQGVGTLVCSRQHIDIQTAFSLSRNIVQTESNEINAASLSNPPQSTALASLHCDDIVSNHESEGFSEETLNHQSTIGQASYQKKKGVCYLIEYIDFGDKTYKCSHCNALFWLQERLARSAKTNPYFTLCCNNGKVVLPAPQETPNYLDNLLNPNNGSSSKKFRREIRAYNSMFAFTSMGAVVDHSVNSRPGSYVFKVNGYCHHLMGSLLPMDNKDPKFAQLYIFDTDNEVSNRLQPFCNENFQSMLDSQIVVGLINMLDSSNQLVRLFRHARQRFGDVEVPEFKLRLIGKRDDDSRQYDDPSLNDIGGLVVGDIGHCRSDRDIIIESLSGTLQRISKLHPKFMSLHYPLLFPYGEDGFHNDIPLAHQQQQPPKRRQKVSMRAYYAYFIHEREKQESTLIKGGRLYQQFLVDAFVNVEEERLDFIRANQENLRSEHYKGIHDAITRGDIDGSTTGKIILPSSLTGSPRYMVNNYQDAMAICRCYGNPDLFITFTCNVNWPEIRREIKKTRSYQPEDKPDIISRVFHSKLIDMMSFIKSGKPFGRTIADVCAVEFQKRGLPHTHLLVWLAPEFKFHSPEDVDSIISAEIPDRHQDPICYDIVSKFMMHGPCGAANPKAQLWRLFQFPIHSRNPAVERLQVHLPLQHHVFFSGNQSLSSVLRRPGIHKTMLTEWFERNRVDVDARDLFYSQFPSKYVWDAKQKEWIIRSRGFSLGRIVYVHPAAGELYFLRMLLNHVRGAKSFEDLRQISGTMFPTFQLACKALGLLGDDKEWSDAFSEAIPTASSPQLRQLFVNIIMFCEVADPNSLLDHFWHSMHDDIEYHLRSSFSMLNVRLSNDELKNYVLYELEQLFNASGTSLEDHKLPMPNGRLMDEVRNKLLREELDYDLAELRNNHSLAMPLLNPSQRNIYDSVITSILQKRQALIFVHGHGGTRKTFLWHTIINRVRSEGLIVLAVASSGIASLLLPGGRTAHSRFKIPLEVNESSTCEIKHNTHLSRLLEMTSLIVWDEAPMNNRYCFEALDRSLRDILKLNNPFGGKSVLLGGDFRQILPVIPGGTKEEIINASFTTSLLWSAFTFLTLNENMRLSANGLNPSQKDELRQFAEWILLVGDGQICDLAVSDDHDASFIKIPSELQVQVTDSPIAAIVSAIYPDIEQAHLDPFYFKDRAIVTPKNLTVSEINNFILDIIPGQKYNFLSCDSIQTTSGDIDNIDLLYPIEFINQLDFNGVPQHNISLKIGTPIMLLRNLSPSAGLCNGTRLIVTQLAERIIEAQIITGSNIGDRVFIPRIVFPINDKKCPFTIKRRQFPIRPCYAMTINKSQGQSLKIVGVFLKEQVFSHGQLYVALSRVTSKNGLRIISFDHEGNPSCYARNIVYKDVIQLLPKGEYYEVKNFYTFENRYMNAVVGHEAVIDLKSDTKVNRLNSLPLSIPRYYFNFTDFAHVLNKEKGSRLLTGEELRITLWGDIARSFDDASLTEQDSPIIVAFAGFRVSEFRGSANLIGTAASLCYAQMPVDLHQLPPSSGAVLSLQAQINENRRIIREILCMDPFEHKNERFTCKAFIVDYDLFKGWWCQSCPDCNKPLSGLPNNLRCMEHDYPTSAPTPWFRINCIVSDGQDVTNFLLSGKTTEYFFNASAHHLVFDKKFTDPFIVPPQMIEKLNKTKIFQLRFGAYKSLLSRCEIYICNIFDDIPAEASVSPASPIKNVGTTASITSAAGTSVTFIPPTSNPADPLNVDQSQIHTPASQQHTSPQIDTFHHSYHRQSKRALTFNDAEPHDSTQLPQPRHLKDSADSSKEQLCKDDDNPAPQLSKKQHLSISSPEKGSGKL from the exons ATGGCAAGTCCTCACGGACATGTTCAACCGGATGAGTATGTGCCATCTTCTCTATACTcacaatttcttttcaataactATGAAACCCCTGTTGATAGAATCTTGCTATCCGATAACGCAAGCTCTTCAAATACACCATCTGCTCCACAACATACTCAAGGGGTTGGCACTTTGGTTTGTTCACGCCAGCACATAGATATACAAACCGCCTTCTCCTTATCAAGGAACATAGTGCAAACTGAAAGTAATGAAATTAATGCAGCAAGTCTATCCAATCCTCCACAATCTACCGCCCTTGCTTCACTTCACTGTGATGATATAGTTTCAAATCATGAATCTGAAGGATTCTCTGAGGAAACCCTTAATCATCAATCTACTATAGGCCAGGCatcatatcagaaaaaaaaaggcgTAT gttatttaattgaatacatTGATTTTGGGGATAAAACATACAAGTGTAGCCATTGCAACGCTCTTTTTTGGTTGCAAGAACGCTTAGCCCGTTCAGCCAAAACAAACCCATACTTTACACTTTGTTGTAATAATGGGAAGGTGGTGCTTCCTGCTCCACAAGAAACACCTAATTATCTTGATAACCTTCTTAACCCAAACAATGGTTCATCGTCCAAAAAGTTTCGGCGTGAAATTCGTGCTTATAACTCAATGTTCGCTTTCACGTCCATGGGCGCTGTGGTGGATCATTCTGTTAATTCTCGGCCTGGATCTTATGTTTTTAAGGTCAATGGATATTGCCACCATCTTATGGGTTCTCTTCTTCCCATGGATAATAAAGACCCCAAGTTTGCACAACTTTATATTTTCGATACAGATAATGAGGTTTCTAACCGGCTGCAACCATTctgcaatgaaaattttcaatcaatgttGGATAGTCAAATTGTTGTTGGTCTAATCAATATGCTTGATTCATCTAATCAATTGGTTCGTTTGTTCCGTCATGCTAGACAAAGGTTTGGGGATGTCGAGGTTCCAGAATTCAAGCTTCGGTTAAttggtaaaagagatgatgACTCAAGGCAATACGATGATCCTTCTTTAAATGACATTGGTGGTTTAGTGGTTGGAGACATTGGTCATTGTCGATCTGATCgagacataattattgaaagttTATCTGGGACACTTCAGAGGATCTCAAAGCTTCATCCAAAATTTATGTCCCTTCATTATCCACTTCTTTTTCCATATGGTGAAGATGGTTTTCACAATGATATTCCATTAGCTCATCAACAGCAGCAACcacctaaaagaaggcaaaaggTTTCAATGAGAGCCTATTATGCTTATTTCAttcatgaaagagaaaaacaagaaagcactCTCATAAAAGGTGGACGATTGTACCAGCAATTTTTAGTGGATGCATTTGTTAATGTTGAGGAAGAACGTTTGGATTTTATACGTGCAAACCAAGAAAATCTTAGAAGTGAGCATTACAAAGGAATACATGATGCTATCACTAGAGGTGATATTGATGGATCAACTACAGGGAAAATTATACTTCCATCATCTTTAACAGGAAGCCCTCGGTATATGGTTAATAATTACCAAGATGCTATGGCCATATGTAGATGTTATGGAAATCCTGATCTTTTTATCACATTTACCTGCAATGTTAATTGGCCTGAAATTCgccgagaaattaaaaaaacaagaagctatCAGCCTGAGGACAAACCTGACATCATATCAAGGGTGTTTCATTCCAAGCTAATTGATATGATGTCATTCATCAAATCCGGAAAACCTTTCGGGCGGACAATTGCTg atGTTTGCGCTGTAGAGTTTCAGAAAAGAGGTTTGCCGCATACTCATTTGTTAGTTTGGCTAGCTCCAGAATTCAAATTTCATTCACCTGAGGATGTTGACTCTATTATTTCAGCTGAAATACCTGATAGGCATCAAGATCCTATTTGCTATGATATagtttcaaaatttatgatgCATGGTCCATGCGGCGCTGCAAATCCAAAGGCTCAat TATGGCGGTTATTCCAGTTCCCAATCCATTCAAGGAACCCAGCTGTTGAAAGACTTCAAGTCCATCTGCCATTGCAACACCATGTGTTTTTTTCAGGTAATCAATCCTTATCATCAGTTCTTAGAAGACCTGGCATTCATAAGACAATGCTCACAGAGTGGTTTGAGCGCAACAGAGTTGATGTCGATGCACGAGATCTATTTTACTCACAGTTTCCAAGCAAGTATGTTTGGGATGCTAAACAAAAAGAATGGATTATTAGATCACGTGGATTTTCCCTTGGTCGCATTGTGTATGTCCATCCTGCAGCTGGGGAATTGTATTTTCTCAGAATGTTACTTAATCATGTTAGAGGAGCTAAGAGCTTTGAAGACTTGCGGCAAATCTCTGGTACAATGTTTCCGACTTTTCAACTTGCATGCAAGGCTTTGGGACTGTTAGGAGATGATAAAGAATGGTCAGATGCATTTAGTGAGGCTATTCCAACAGCTTCTTCTCCGCAGCTAAGGCaactttttgttaatattattatgttttgcgAGGTTGCTGATCCAAATAGTCTTCTCGATCACTTTTGGCACTCTATGCATGATGATATTGAATATCATTTGAGATCTTCTTTTTCAATGTTGAACGTTCGTTTATCTAATGACGAACTTAAGAACTATGTGCTATATGAACTTGAACAACTTTTCAATGCTTCCGGGACATCATTAGAAGATCATAAACTTCCAATGCCAAATGGTCGATTGATGGATGAAGTCAGGAACAAACTTTTAAGGGAAGAGCTTGACTATGATCTTGCTGAGCTTAGAAATAACCATTCATTGGCTATGCCACTTCTTAATCCATCTCAAAGAAACATTTATGATTCTGTTATTACATCTATACTACAAAAAAGACAAGCACTCATATTTGTTCATGGTCATGGTGGAACAAGAAAGACTTTTTTATGGCATACAATTATTAATCGGGTTAGATCTGAAGGTTTAATTGTTCTTGCTGTTGCCTCATCTGGAATAGCTTCTCTTCTGTTACCTGGAGGGCGAACAGCCCATTCTAGATTTAAAATTCCATTAGAAGTTAATGAGAGTTCAACATGCGAGATTAAACACAACACTCACCTTTCACGACTACTCGAGATGACATCACTCATTGTTTGGGATGAGGCTCCAATGAATAATAGATACTGTTTCGAAGCTTTGGACAGGTCACTACGAGATATTCTTAAACTTAACAATCCATTTGGTGGCAAGTCTGTCTTATTAGGTGGAGATTTCCGACAAATTCTTCCTGTTATACCTGGAGGgacaaaagaagaaataattaatgctTCTTTTACTACCTCATTGCTTTGGTCTGCATTCACATTCCTCACTTTGAATGAAAATATGCGACTATCAGCTAATGGTTTAAACCCAAGTCAAAAGGATGAACTTAGACAGTTTGCAGAGTGGATCCTTTTAGTTGGTGATGGACAGATATGTGATTTGGCTGTTTCGGATGATCATGATGCATCATTTATCAAAATCCCATCTGAGCTTCAAGTTCAAGTCACTGATTCTCCAATTGCAGCTATTGTCTCTGCCATATATCCTGACATTGAACAGGCTCATCTTGATCCATTCTATTTTAAAGACAGAGCAATTGTTACACCGAAGAACCTAACTGTTTCTGAGATTAACAATTTTATCCTTGATATTATACCTGGTCAGAAATACAACTTTCTTAGTTGTGATTCTATCCAAACAACTTCTGGTGATATTGACAACATTGATTTATTGTACCCAATTGAATTTATCAACCAGCTTGACTTTAACGGTGTGCCCCAAcacaatatttctttaaaaattggcACACCAATTATGTTGCTTCGAAACCTTAGTCCATCTGCTGGTTTGTGTAATGGAACAAGGCTTATTGTTACACAACTTGCCGAACGAATTATTGAAGCCCAGATTATTACCGGTTCTAACATTGGAGATCGAGTATTTATTCCACGAATTGTCTTTccaattaatgataaaaaatgccCCTTCACAATCAAACGGAGACAATTTCCTATTAGGCCTTGCTATGCTATGACTATTAATAAAAGCCAAGGACAATCACTTAAGATTGTTGGTGTCTTCTTGAAAGAACAAGTTTTCAGTCATGGCCaattatatgttgctttatcaaGAGTTACATCAAAGAATGGACTTAGAATCATCTCCTTCGATCATGAAGGAAATCCATCATGTTATGCGAGAAACATTGTTTACAAAGATGTCATTCAATTATTACCAAAAG GTGAATATTATGAAGTCAAAAACTTCTACACTTTTGAAAATCGATACATGAATGCTGTTGTTGGTCATGAAGCTGTTATTGATCTTAAGTCTGACACCAAGGTCAATCGCCTCAATTCTCTCCCACTTTCGATTCCACGATATTACTTTAATTTCACAGATTTTGCACATGTccttaacaaagaaaaaggatcaaGACTTCTCACAG gcGAGGAGCTTCGTATTACTTTATGGGGTGACATTGCTCGAAGCTTTGACGACGCTTCTTTGACAGAACAGGATTCTCCAATTATCGTTGCTTTTGCTGGTTTTCGTGTCTCTGAATTTAGAG gatcTGCAAATCTAATTGGCACTGCGGCTTCACTTTG CTATGCTCAAATGCCTGTTGACTTGCACCAGTTGCCTCCATCATCAGGAGCTGTTCTGTCATTACAAgctcaaataaatgaaaatagaagGATAATAAGAGAGATCCTCTGTATGGACCCATTCGAACACAAG AATGAAAGATTTACATGCAAAGCTTTCATAGTTGACTATGATCTCTTCAAGGGATGGTGGTGTCAAAGCTGTCCAGATTGCAACAAGCCACTCTCTGGACTCCCTAATAATTTGCGATGCATGGAGCATGACTATCCAACCTCTGCACCAACCCCATG GTTCAGAATTAATTGCATCGTCAGCGATGGTCAAGATGTCACCAACTTTCTTCTCTCTGGCAAGACAactgaatattttttcaatgcttcAGCTCATCATTTGGTGTTCGACAAAAAATTCACTGACCCATTTATTGTTCCACCTCAaatgattgagaaattaaacaaaacaaaaatatttcagcTTCGATTTGGAGCATACAAATCTCTTCTCAGCAGAtgtgaaatatatatttgcaaCATCTTCGATGACATTCCAGCTGAAGCATCTGTCAGCCCAGCTAGCCCCATTAAAAATGTTGGCACAACAGCCTCAATAACCTCTGCTGCTGGAACTTCCGTGACTTTCATCCCTCCTACATCGAACCCTGCGGATCCCTTGAATGTAGATCAATCCCAAATTCACACTCCAGCTTCACAGCAGCACACCTCTCCACAAATAGACACATTCCATCACAGCTACCATCGCCAGTCAAAAAGAGCACTAACCTTCAATGATGCTGAGCCACACGACAG CACCCAACTTCCCCAACCAAGACACTTGAAAGATTCTGCAGATTCATCAAAAGAACAACTCTGCAAAGATGATGACAATCCTGCACCACAACTTTCAAAAAAGCAGCACCTCTCCATTTCATCACCTGAAAAG GGCAGTGGCAAGCTTTGA
- the LOC118053742 gene encoding potassium transporter 7: protein MADEDGIGRSESRLASMDSVESRWVFQDDDDDEDDSLMDDDDEEHSQLRRGGGLDSEEEDEEDTAEQRLIRTGPRIDSFDVEALEIPSAHRNDYFYEELGVGRRIILAFQTLGVVFGDVGTSPLYTFHVMFNKAPVNGEEDVIGALSLVLYTLILIPLVKYVLVVLWANDDGEGGTFALYSLICRHAKVNLLPNQLPSDARISSFRLKVPSAELERSLKIKERLETSPHLKRMLLMLVLAGTSMLIADGVVTPAMSVMSAVGGLKVGVASIKQEQVVMISVAFLVILFSVQKFGTSKVGLAVGPALFIWFCSLAAIGIYNLVKYDSSVLRAFNPVHIYYFFKRNSTKGWRALGGCLLCATGSEAMFADLCYFSVRSVQLTFVFLVLPCLLLGYLGQAAYLMEHYSDDLAEHAFYSSVPSGVFWPVFLIANLAALIASRAMTTATFSCIKQSTALGCFPRLKIIHTSRKFMGQIYIPVINWFLLVVCLVLVCSISSITEIGNAYGIAELGVMMTTTILVTIVMLLIWQINIIIVLSFLVIFLGIELVFFSSVLGGVGDGSWIILVFAVVMFFVMLVWNYGSKLKYETEVKKKLSMDLVRELGPNLGTIRAPGIGLIYNELVKGIPAIFGHFLTTLPAIHSMIIFVCIKYVPVPVVPQGERFLFRRVCPKSYHIFRCIARYGYKDVRKENHQAFEQLLIESLEKFIRREAQERSLESDGDDDTDYEDDYSSTRVLIAPNGSVYSLGVPLLGEYKDTSKPISEASTSEEANIGYPTDSASDAEQSLERELSFIHKAKESGVVYLLGHGDIRARKDSWFIKKLVINYFYAFLRKNCRRGTANLSVPHSHLMQVGMTYMV, encoded by the exons ATGGCAGACGAAGACGGCATTGGCAGATCCGAGAGTCGACTAGCGTCGATGGACTCGGTGGAGTCACGGTGGGTGTTTCAAGACGACGACGATGACGAGGATGATTCACTGATGGACGACGACGACGAAGAACATAGTCAATTGCGGCGCGGTGGTGGATTAGACTCTGAGGAGGAAGACGAGGAGGACACGGCCGAGCAGCGGCTGATCCGAACTGGTCCCCGCATCGACTCCTTCGATGTCGAAGCCCTAGAGATCCCCAGTGCCCACCGCAACGACTACTTCTACGAG GAATTGGGCGTGGGAAGGAGAATAATACTTGCATTTCAAACGCTGGGAGTTGTATTTGGTGATGTTGGGACAAGTCCTTTGTATACCTTCCATGTTATGTTTAACAAAGCACCTGTTAATGGGGAAGAAGATGTCATCGGTGCATTGTCTTTGGTTTTGTATACTTTGATATTGATTCCCCTTGTTAAGTATGTGCTTGTTGTTCTTTGGGCCAATGATGACGGCGAAG GTGGCACTTTTGCGCTGTACTCTTTGATTTGTCGCCATGCTAAGGTCAATCTTCTCCCTAACCAGCTTCCTTCCGATGCTCGTATATCTAGCTTCAGGCTCAAGGTCCCCTCAGCAGAACTTGAGAGATCCTTGAAAATAAAGGAGAGACTTGAGACATCACCCCATCTCAAAAGAATGCTTCTCATGCTAGTGCTTGCTGGTACCTCTATGTTGATTGCTGATGGGGTTGTTACCCCTGCTATGTCAG TAATGTCTGCTGTTGGTGGCCTAAAGGTTGGAGTAGCTTCAATTAAGCAAG agcaaGTGGTGATGATTTCGGTtgcttttcttgtaattttattcaGTGTACAGAAGTTTGGGACCAGTAAAGTCGGACTTGCTGTAGGCCCTGCTTTATTCATATGGTTTTGTTCTCTTGCAGCCATTGGGATTTATAACCTTGTTAAATATGATAGCAGTGTCTTGAGGGCATTTAATCCTGTTCACATTTATTACTTCTTCAAGAGGAACTCAACTAAGGGCTGGCGTGCACTTGGAGGTTGCTTGCTATGTGCAACAG GATCTGAGGCAATGTTTGCGGATCTTTGCTACTTTTCTGTGAGATCAGTGCAG CTTACCTTTGTATTTCTCGTTTTACCTTGccttttattgggttatttggGTCAAGCTGCATACCTAATGGAACATTACTCTGATGATCTGGCTGAGCATGCTTTCTATTCTTCAGTTCCAA GTGGTGTTTTCTGGCCTGTCTTCCTCATTGCTAATTTAGCGGCATTAATTGCTAGCCGGGCTATGACTACTGCTACATTTTCATGTATAAAACAATCAACAGCGCTTGGTTGTTTCCCCCGTCTTAAAATCATTCATACCTCGCGGAAATTCATGGgtcaaatttatattcctgTCATAAACTGGTTTTTGCTGGTAGTTTGCCTGGTGCTCGTCTGCTCTATCTCAAGCATTACTGAGATAGGAAATGCATATG GAATTGCTGAGCTGGGGGTGATGATGACAACAACAATTTTAGTAACGATTGTTATGCTTCTCATATGGCAGATAAACATAATTATTGTCCTgagttttttggttattttcctAGGAATAGAATTGGTCTTCTTCTCATCAGTTCTAGGAGGCGTGGGAGATGGAAGTTGGATCATATTGGTCTTTGCTGTAGTTATGTTTTTTGTAATGTTAGTCTGGAACTACGGGAGCAAGCTCAAGTATGAAACTGAAGTTAAGAAAAAACTGTCAATGGATTTGGTGCGTGAATTGGGACCCAATCTTGGAACTATTAGAGCCCCAGGCATTGGTTTGATATACAATGAACTGGTCAAAGGAATACCAGCTATTTTTGGCCATTTTCTTACCACTCTTCCGGCTATCCATTCAATGATTATATTTGTGTGTATAAAGTATGTTCCAGTTCCAGTAGTGCCTCAGGGCGAAAGGTTCCTTTTCCGACGAGTCTGCCCAAAAAGCTACCACATATTTCGTTGTATTGCTAG GTATGGGTACAAGGATGTTCGTAAAGAGAATCACCAGGCATTTGAACAGCTGTTAATTGAGAGCCTTGAGAAGTTCATTCGTCGGGAAGCCCAGGAACGTTCGTTAGAGAGTGATGGGGATGATGATACAGACTATGAGGATGATTACTCTAGTACAAGAGTTTTAATAGCTCCAAATGGAAGTGTCTACTCGCTTGGCGTGCCTCTACTAGGTGAGTACAAGGACACAAGCAAGCCCATTTCTGAAGCAAGCACATCTGAGGAGGCAAACATAGGGTATCCCACAGATTCTGCTTCTGATGCAGAACAGAGCCTTGAAAGGGAACTGTCTTTTATTCACAAGGCTAAAGAATCTGGGGTTGTATATCTTCTTGGCCATGGAGACATTAGGGCAAGGAAAGACTCCTGGTTTATCAAGAAGTTGGTCATCAACTACTTCTATGCTTTTCTGAGAAAAAACTGTAGAAGAGGAACCGCAAATTTGAGCGTGCCCCACTCGCACCTCATGCAGGTTGGCATGACGTACATGGTTTGA